The Streptomyces capitiformicae genome contains the following window.
GGTGCGGGAGGAAGAGAGCAAGCCCACCGGACGGCAGCGGTTGGCTCAAGGGCTGTGGCCGCCGCGCTTCACGCGCGCCCAACTCATCGTGGCCCTCCTGCTGTTCGGCCTCGGCTTCGGCCTGGCCGTCCAGGTCGCCTCCAACAACGACGACAGCGCCCTGCGCGGGGCACGTCAGGAAGATCTCGTACGCATCCTCGATGAACTGGATGACCGTACTCAGCGTCTGGAGGAGGAGAAGCAGGGTCTCGAAGACCAGCGCACCGAGTTGGAGAACAGCTCGGACCAGGCCGAGGAGGCACGCAAGCAGACGGTCGAGAAGGAACGGCAACTCGGCATTCTGGCGGGCACGGTGGCCGCGCAGGGGCCCGGCATCACATTGACGATCAACGACACGAAGGGGACGGTCGAGGCGGACATGTTGCTCGACGCGATCCAGGAGCTGCGCGCGGCCGGCGCGGAGGCGATCCAGGTGAACGGCGTACGCGTCGTCGCCAACACTTACCTGACCGATTCCGGCGACGGAATCAGTGTCGACGGGAACAAGATCACCCAGCCCTTTCGTTTCAAGGTCATCGGCAACCCGCAGGACCTCGAGCCCGCACTGAACATCCCCGGAGGCGTGGTGCAGACACTGGAGAAGGAGCAGGCCACCGTGGCCGTGGAGCGGGCGGACAAGATCGTCGTGGACGCCTTGCGGGCCGCGAAGCAGCCTGACTACGCTCGGTCGTCCTCCCAGTGAACCGCAGGTGCATAGGGGCCGTCCGGCGAGGGCATGAGGTTGCGGGGGGTCGGCGCACCGAATGGGTGGTGCGTGGTGGAAACTGTCTGGTGGAAACGGACGTTGTGAGGATGTCCGGGTCGGCCGGTGTGTTCAGTCAGGGTTCGTCCTGCCCCACGGGCGGGTCTGTTTCGGTCAAGGGGAATCGCCCGTGAAGTTGTTTGCGAAGTTGTTCGGCAAGAGCGCGCGAGAGGGCAGCGACAACGCGACCTCCCGCCACCGCGCGCAGCCATCGGAAGCGGAAGGGCAGGGCGGTGACCGCCCACTGTTCCGCGACCAGGTCGCTGGTCCGGGTGGTGACATTTCCGGAGGTCAGGGCGCGCCGTCTGTTGACCCTGCCCAGTCCGGCCGCATAGGTTTCGGGGAACCGTCAACCTCAAGTACGGGTGGAGGGTTTGCCTCTGACCCGTACACGTCCAATGCCCCGGCGGGGCAGCCGCGGCAGGAGGATCCGTCGATGTCGGCCCTGGTATGTACGAGGTGCGGTAACCGCAACGCGGAGAACAGCCGCTTCTGCTCGAACTGCGGTGCTCCGCTGCGGGCCGGCGCGGCCGCCGAGCGTCCGTCCGAGACGACCTCCACGATCTCCATCTCCGGCCTCGAGGCCTACGACTCCGAGGTCACCGGTCAGACCCAGCTGCCCGCGCTCTCCCCCGAGGCCCAGGCCGCCGTCGACGCGCTGCCGCTCGGCTCGGCACTCCTCGTCGTGCGCCGCGGTCCGAACGCGGGCAGTCGCTTCCTGCTGGACGGCGATCTGACCACGGCCGGCCGCCACCCGCAGAGCGACATCTTCCTCGACGACGTGACCGTGTCGCGTCGCCACGTGGAGTTCCGCCGCGGTCAGGACGGCTCGTTCACGGTCGCCGACGTAGGCAGCCTGAACGGCACCTACGTCAACCGTGAGCGGATCGACCAGGTCGCCCTGCACAACGGTGACGAGGTGCAGATCGGCAAGTACCGGCTGGTCTTCTACGCGAGCCAGCGGGGCTACTGACCCTCACCCGGGCTCCGTCCGGGGGGACTCCAGGGAAGGTCCATGCTTCGAACAACGAGCGGTGGTGCCGACCACGGCACCGCCGCCGCGGACAGTGGCCTGATGAGCATCGGTACGGTGCTGAACGTGCTGCGTGAGGAGTTTCCCGAAGTCACGATCTCCAAGATCCGGTTCCTGGAGTCGGAGGGGCTCATCGAGCCGCAGCGAACCCCCTCGGGGTATCGGAAGTTCAGCGCCGAGGATGTCGAGCGCCTCGGACACGTCCTCAGGATGCAGCGGGACCACTATCTGCCGCTGAAGGTGATCCGTGAGCACCTGGAGGCTCTGGAGCGCGGTGAGGACGTGCGTCTGCCTGCGGTGGGGCGCCAGCGCGACGTCGGTGACGGAGAGTGTCTGAGTGCACTCTTCGGGGAGCCGGAGGAGCCCGCGGCCGCCAGGATCGGGCGTACCGAGCTGCTGGCCGGCGCCGGGATCGACGAGGAGCAGCTGGCCGAGTGGGAATCGTACGGGCTCGTGGCCGCCTTGCCGGACGGGTCGTACGACGCCGAGACCCTCACCATCGCCACGCTTGTGGTGGAACTGGGGCGGTTCGGAATCGAGCCGAGGCATCTGAGGGTGATGAGAGCCGCAGCCGACCGTGAGGCAGGCCTCGTGGACCAGGTCGTGGCCCCGCTGCGCCGCCACCGCAATCCGCAGACCAGGGCGCATGCGGAGGATCGTACGAGGGAGCTGGCTGGGCTCACGGTCAAGCTGCACGCCGCGCTCGTGCGGAGCGCGCTGGGTGTGCGACTCCGCTGAGGCGGGGTGTTCGCCTGTGGCGGATCGGTCGGCCGATCTGTGCCCGACTACCCAAACATCCCGAGCACGGCCTAGGGTTGCTGTGTGAACGAGCTCGATGTCGTAGGTGTCCGGGTCGAAATGCCCTCCAACCAACCGATCGTGCTCCTGCGTGAAGTGGGAGGCGACCGTTACCTCCCCATCTGGATCGGGCCAGGGGAGGCGACGGCGATCGCTTTCGCCCAGCAGGGCATGGCCCCCGCGCGACCGCTGACCCACGACCTTTTCAAGGACGTGCTGGAGGCCGTCGGTCAGGAGCTCACGGAAGTGCGCATCACGGACCTGCGTGAGGGCGTCTTCTACGCGGAGCTGGTGTTCGCCAGCGGGGTGGAGGTGAGTGCTCGGCCTTCCGACGCCATAGCGCTGGCGCTGCGCACCGGGACGCCCATCTTCGGTAGCGACGGGGTGCTCGACGATGCGGGCATCGCGATCCCGGACGAGCAGGAGGACGAGGTGGAGAAGTTCCGCGAGTTCCTCGACCAGATCTCGCCCGAGGACTTCGGCACGAACAGTCAGTGAGGCTGTGGGGCGCGGCGAAGAAGCGATCTGGGCGGCCGCGCCGAGAGCCGAGGGTTGGTGAGTGTGCTCGGCCGGGG
Protein-coding sequences here:
- a CDS encoding bifunctional nuclease family protein: MNELDVVGVRVEMPSNQPIVLLREVGGDRYLPIWIGPGEATAIAFAQQGMAPARPLTHDLFKDVLEAVGQELTEVRITDLREGVFYAELVFASGVEVSARPSDAIALALRTGTPIFGSDGVLDDAGIAIPDEQEDEVEKFREFLDQISPEDFGTNSQ
- the ftsR gene encoding transcriptional regulator FtsR, which produces MLRTTSGGADHGTAAADSGLMSIGTVLNVLREEFPEVTISKIRFLESEGLIEPQRTPSGYRKFSAEDVERLGHVLRMQRDHYLPLKVIREHLEALERGEDVRLPAVGRQRDVGDGECLSALFGEPEEPAAARIGRTELLAGAGIDEEQLAEWESYGLVAALPDGSYDAETLTIATLVVELGRFGIEPRHLRVMRAAADREAGLVDQVVAPLRRHRNPQTRAHAEDRTRELAGLTVKLHAALVRSALGVRLR
- a CDS encoding FHA domain-containing protein; its protein translation is MGGAWWKLSGGNGRCEDVRVGRCVQSGFVLPHGRVCFGQGESPVKLFAKLFGKSAREGSDNATSRHRAQPSEAEGQGGDRPLFRDQVAGPGGDISGGQGAPSVDPAQSGRIGFGEPSTSSTGGGFASDPYTSNAPAGQPRQEDPSMSALVCTRCGNRNAENSRFCSNCGAPLRAGAAAERPSETTSTISISGLEAYDSEVTGQTQLPALSPEAQAAVDALPLGSALLVVRRGPNAGSRFLLDGDLTTAGRHPQSDIFLDDVTVSRRHVEFRRGQDGSFTVADVGSLNGTYVNRERIDQVALHNGDEVQIGKYRLVFYASQRGY
- a CDS encoding DUF881 domain-containing protein — protein: MSEKDDTPTTRLRRELPQEVPPVAAEEPGEAVREEESKPTGRQRLAQGLWPPRFTRAQLIVALLLFGLGFGLAVQVASNNDDSALRGARQEDLVRILDELDDRTQRLEEEKQGLEDQRTELENSSDQAEEARKQTVEKERQLGILAGTVAAQGPGITLTINDTKGTVEADMLLDAIQELRAAGAEAIQVNGVRVVANTYLTDSGDGISVDGNKITQPFRFKVIGNPQDLEPALNIPGGVVQTLEKEQATVAVERADKIVVDALRAAKQPDYARSSSQ